A part of Capsicum annuum cultivar UCD-10X-F1 chromosome 6, UCD10Xv1.1, whole genome shotgun sequence genomic DNA contains:
- the LOC107876117 gene encoding peroxisome biogenesis protein 2, giving the protein MDRQNLASSSSSRGGATAAVHPPPQQDAWINTYRNLHPQWQSIPPPHQLAIPISISRVNQVDAGRLDIEMSAMLKEQLVKVFSLMKPGMLFQYEPELDAFLEFLIWRFSIWVDKPTPGNALMNLRYRDERASEIRGKVRTGLEGPGLTVAQKLWYCVATVGGQYIWARLQSFSAFRRWGDSEQRSLARGVWLLMQRMEGIYKAASFSNLLLFLYTGRYRNLIERALRARLVYGSPNMNRAVSFEYMNRQLVWNEFSELLLLLLPLLNSASVKSFLRPFSKDKSSDSSVDETLCPICQGTPSIPFVAVPCQHRYCYYCLQTRCSASPSFRCPRCGEPVAAMQRHGGVVSNIPQKQ; this is encoded by the exons ATGGATAGGCAAAACCTAGCTTCGTCGTCCTCTTCCCGTGGTGGTGCCACCGCCGCCGTCCATCCTCCGCCACAACAAGATGCTTGGATCAATACCTACCGGAATTTACATCCTCAGTGGCAGTCTATTCCTCCACCGCACCAG TTGGCCATTCCAATTTCAATATCCAGAGTTAATCAGGTAGATGCGGGCAGGCTGGACATTGAAATGTCAGCCATGCTAAAAGAGCAATTGGTTAAGGTCTTCTCTTTAATGAAG CCAGGAATGTTATTTCAATATGAACCAGAACTTGATGCTTTCCTTGAGTTTCTAATCTGGCGATTTTCTATCTGGGTTGATAAGCCTACTCCTGGTAATGCTCTCATGAATCTGAGATACAGAGATGAACGTGCAAGCGAGATTAGAGGAAAAG TGCGGACTGGATTAGAAGGACCCGGACTTACTGTTGCTCAAAAGTTATGGTACTGTGTTGCAACAGTTGGTGGTCAATATATATGGGCCCGTCTACAATCATTTTCTGCTTTTCGGAGATGGGGCGACTCTGAGCAG AGGTCTTTGGCACGTGGAGTGTGGTTATTAATGCAACGGATGGAGGGGATATATAAAGCAGCATCTTTTAGCAATTTACTTCTCTTTCTTTACACAGGAAG GTACAGAAATCTTATTGAAAGAGCTTTAAGAGCTAGACTTGTTTATGGGAGCCCAAATATGAACAGAGCTGTGAGCTTCGAGTACATGAATCGTCAATTGGTGTGGAATGAGTTCTCG GAATTGCTGCTCTTGCTTCTTCCCCTTCTCAATTCAGCATCTGTCAAGAGTTTCCTTCGTCCATTCTCAAAGGATAAATCTTCAGATTCTTCAGTAGATGAAACTTTATGCCCCATCTGCCAGGGAACCCCATCGATTCCATTTGTAGCTGTCCCTTGTCAGCATAG GTATTGTTACTACTGTCTTCAAACAAGGTGCTCTGCATCTCCATCATTTCGTTGTCCCAGATGTGGCGAACCAGTTGCTGCTATGCAACGGCATGGTGGTGTAGTCAGCAACATTCCTCAGAAACAATGA
- the LOC107876118 gene encoding transcription factor bHLH68 isoform X2, which translates to MMAGNPTNWWSMIMNNGNMQHPQLSHDDHPHISSSTTSNSSHFYGAHNPNQDFPRSLSQLLVSGFSGDEEKFGISPFHEAGNSEDHSLNSVHPTSSSSVATNFRVPVADVKPELGQLYDYHRHHHHHHHVHNEFQTSSLQEKLELATDHFTRPLASNWSQQDLPSPASSCITTGLSHNLLNFSNSKGEHKHQHPDHNSTECNSTSSGGISKKARVQHSSAQPSLKVRKEKLGDRITSLHQLVSPFGKTDTASVLSEAIGYIRFLQAQIQALSSPYLGNASGSMGHIPQQSVNDSQHKPTDLRSRGLCLVPISCMANVGSDTGADYWAPALGGGF; encoded by the exons ATGATGGCTGGAAACCCTACTAATTGGTGGAGTATGATCATGAATAATGGAAACATGCAACATCCACAATTATCTCATGATGATCATCCACATATCTCTTCTTCTACTACTTCTAATTCTTCACATTTTTATGGAGCTCATAATCCAAATCAAGATTTTCCTCGTTCATTGAGCCAACTACTTGT GAGTGGATTTTCTGGTGATGAAGAAAAGTTTGGTATAAGTCCTTTTCATGAGGCTGGTAATTCAGAAGACCACAGTTTAAATTCCGTCCatccaacatcatcatcatcagtagCTACTAATTTTAGGGTTCCTGTTGCTGATGTAAAGCCAGAATTGGGCCAATTGTACGAttatcatcgtcatcatcatcatcaccaccatGTCCATAATGAATTTCAAACATCGTCACTACAAGAAAAATTAGAATTAGCTACAGATCATTTTACCAGACCTCTAGCATCTAATTGGTCTCAACAAGACTTGCCATCACCAGCTAGCTCTTGTATTACAACAGGTTTAAGTCATAACCTTTTGAATTTCTCAAATAGCAAAGGGGAACACAAGCATCAACATCCAGACCATAATTCAACTGAG TGTAACAGCACAAGCAGTGGTGGGATAAGTAAGAAGGCTAGGGTTCAGCATTCTTCAGCTCAACCATCTCTAAAG GTAAGGAAGGAGAAGCTAGGAGATAGAATAACATCACTCCACCAACTCGTTTCTCCATTTGGAAAG ACTGATACAGCCTCCGTCCTGTCAGAAGCTATTGGCTACATCAGATTCCTTCAAGCACAAATTCAG GCATTAAGCTCTCCATACTTGGGCAATGCATCAGGAAGCATGGGTCACATTCCCCAACAATCAGTAAAT gATTCTCAGCACAAACCAACTGATTTAAGGAGTAGAGGGTTGTGTTTGGTTCCTATTTCTTGCATGGCAAATGTAGGAAGCGACACTGGCGCTGATTACTGGGCTCCAGCTCTCGGCGGGGGATTTTGA
- the LOC107876118 gene encoding transcription factor bHLH68 isoform X1 has product MMAGNPTNWWSMIMNNGNMQHPQLSHDDHPHISSSTTSNSSHFYGAHNPNQDFPRSLSQLLVSGFSGDEEKFGISPFHEAGNSEDHSLNSVHPTSSSSVATNFRVPVADVKPELGQLYDYHRHHHHHHHVHNEFQTSSLQEKLELATDHFTRPLASNWSQQDLPSPASSCITTGLSHNLLNFSNSKGEHKHQHPDHNSTECNSTSSGGISKKARVQHSSAQPSLKVRKEKLGDRITSLHQLVSPFGKTDTASVLSEAIGYIRFLQAQIQALSSPYLGNASGSMGHIPQQSVNFLDGNFLKRRSAYKQDSQHKPTDLRSRGLCLVPISCMANVGSDTGADYWAPALGGGF; this is encoded by the exons ATGATGGCTGGAAACCCTACTAATTGGTGGAGTATGATCATGAATAATGGAAACATGCAACATCCACAATTATCTCATGATGATCATCCACATATCTCTTCTTCTACTACTTCTAATTCTTCACATTTTTATGGAGCTCATAATCCAAATCAAGATTTTCCTCGTTCATTGAGCCAACTACTTGT GAGTGGATTTTCTGGTGATGAAGAAAAGTTTGGTATAAGTCCTTTTCATGAGGCTGGTAATTCAGAAGACCACAGTTTAAATTCCGTCCatccaacatcatcatcatcagtagCTACTAATTTTAGGGTTCCTGTTGCTGATGTAAAGCCAGAATTGGGCCAATTGTACGAttatcatcgtcatcatcatcatcaccaccatGTCCATAATGAATTTCAAACATCGTCACTACAAGAAAAATTAGAATTAGCTACAGATCATTTTACCAGACCTCTAGCATCTAATTGGTCTCAACAAGACTTGCCATCACCAGCTAGCTCTTGTATTACAACAGGTTTAAGTCATAACCTTTTGAATTTCTCAAATAGCAAAGGGGAACACAAGCATCAACATCCAGACCATAATTCAACTGAG TGTAACAGCACAAGCAGTGGTGGGATAAGTAAGAAGGCTAGGGTTCAGCATTCTTCAGCTCAACCATCTCTAAAG GTAAGGAAGGAGAAGCTAGGAGATAGAATAACATCACTCCACCAACTCGTTTCTCCATTTGGAAAG ACTGATACAGCCTCCGTCCTGTCAGAAGCTATTGGCTACATCAGATTCCTTCAAGCACAAATTCAG GCATTAAGCTCTCCATACTTGGGCAATGCATCAGGAAGCATGGGTCACATTCCCCAACAATCAGTAAAT TTTTTGGATGGTAATTTTCTGAAAAGGAGGTCAGCATATAAACAG gATTCTCAGCACAAACCAACTGATTTAAGGAGTAGAGGGTTGTGTTTGGTTCCTATTTCTTGCATGGCAAATGTAGGAAGCGACACTGGCGCTGATTACTGGGCTCCAGCTCTCGGCGGGGGATTTTGA